A single region of the Arthrobacter sp. V1I7 genome encodes:
- a CDS encoding Hsp20/alpha crystallin family protein, whose protein sequence is MLMRTDPFRELDRLAQQVLGTAARPAAMPMDAWQEDQEFVVAFDLPGVNVDSVELDVERNVLTVRAERPDPAGKDTELIASERPRGVFSRQLILGDTLDAENVKATYAGGVLTLRIPVIEKAKPRKIEIETQGGQHQVAA, encoded by the coding sequence GCGAACCGATCCGTTCCGCGAGCTGGACAGGCTGGCCCAGCAGGTCCTCGGCACGGCAGCGCGGCCGGCAGCGATGCCGATGGACGCGTGGCAGGAGGACCAGGAATTCGTGGTGGCCTTTGATCTGCCCGGCGTGAATGTGGATTCAGTTGAACTGGATGTGGAACGGAATGTCCTGACGGTACGGGCTGAACGTCCCGATCCGGCAGGCAAGGATACCGAATTGATCGCGTCGGAGCGGCCGCGCGGTGTGTTTAGCCGCCAGTTGATCCTCGGGGACACCCTGGATGCTGAGAACGTGAAGGCAACCTACGCCGGCGGTGTTCTGACCTTACGCATTCCGGTCATCGAGAAGGCCAAGCCGCGCAAGATCGAGATCGAAACCCAGGGGGGACAGCACCAGGTCGCCGCTTAG